The nucleotide window CACCGTGGTGATGGTGGTGATCAGCATCGGCGCCAATGCGATGAAGTGTTGAGTGGTGAATTCCATAGCGCTCTTACCGGGCCGAAGCGAGTTGAGTGAAAGCGGAACCGAGCCACTGCTGCACACCACTCATGGTGGCGGCAGAGGTGTCGAGGAACGGCTGCGGGTATACGCCCAGCAGGATCAGCAGTACCGCCAGGCCCAGCACCATGATCAGTTCGCGACCGTCCATGCCGGCCAGCACGGTATCGGCCTTGGCCGGGCCGAAGTAGGCGCGGTGGATCATGATCAGCGAGTAGACCGAACCGAATACCAGGCCGGTGGTGGCGATCACGGTGATCCATGGTACGTGCGCGAAGCTGCCGATCAGGATCAGGAACTCGCCGACGAAGTTGCCGGTACCCGGCAGCCCCAGGGATGCTGCGGCGAAGAACAGGCTGATCGCCGGCAGGTAGGCGATGCGGTGCCACAGGCCGCCCATCTGACGCATGTCACGGGTGTGCAGGCGCTCGTACAGCTGGCCGGACAGGATGAACAGTGCCGCAGCCGACAGGCCGTGGGCCAGCATCTGGATCACCGCGCCCTGCAGGGCCTGCTGGCTGCCGGAGTAGATACCGATCAGCACGAAGCCCATGTGCGAGACGCTGGAGAAGGCGATCAGGCGCTTGATGTCGGTTTGCGCAAAGGCCAGGAAGGCACCGTAGAAGATACCGATCAGGCCCAGGGTCATGGCGATGGGCGCGAACTCGGCCGAGGCGTTCGGGAACAGCGGCAAGGCGAAGCGCAGCAGGCCGTAGGCCGCGGTCTTCAACAAGATACCGGCCAGGTCGACGGAGCCTGCGGTCGGTGCCTGGGCGTGCGCATCAGGCAGCCAGGAGTGGAACGGTACCACCGGCAGCTTCACCGCAAAGGCGATGAAGAAGC belongs to Pseudomonas putida NBRC 14164 and includes:
- the nuoM gene encoding NADH-quinone oxidoreductase subunit M, with the translated sequence MILPWLILIPFIGGFLCWLGERFGATLPRWIALLTMSLLLGIGLWLWATGDYTLAPAPGAEPAWALEYKLQWIQRFGISIHLALDGLSLLMILLTGLLGVLSVLCSWKEIQRHVGFFHLNLMWILGGVVGVFLALDLFLFFFFWEMMLVPMYFLIALWGHSSADGKKTRIYAATKFFIFTQASGLIMLVAILGLVLVNYNTTGVLTFNYSDLLKAELPAGVEYVLMLGFFIAFAVKLPVVPFHSWLPDAHAQAPTAGSVDLAGILLKTAAYGLLRFALPLFPNASAEFAPIAMTLGLIGIFYGAFLAFAQTDIKRLIAFSSVSHMGFVLIGIYSGSQQALQGAVIQMLAHGLSAAALFILSGQLYERLHTRDMRQMGGLWHRIAYLPAISLFFAAASLGLPGTGNFVGEFLILIGSFAHVPWITVIATTGLVFGSVYSLIMIHRAYFGPAKADTVLAGMDGRELIMVLGLAVLLILLGVYPQPFLDTSAATMSGVQQWLGSAFTQLASAR